AATGATTGGAAGCTCTGGCCCTCGTGTGAGGAACGGCTCCCTGATCCACATCAGGTCCTCATCGCTTTGATGCTCCAGAGGTAATCCATTACGAATCCCTGCATGAACAAAAATGAGATTTCCGATTTGCAACATCGAGGGCAACGTTCCCAGCAGGATTCGATGGCTGGCTGGAACTGCCTGATCCACTGCGTTTCGCAATCCCATCGTATCGCCGACACGAAGTATATGCGCAGCGTCAACACCATAGGAGGTCAGCGTCTGGTATCCAGCGAACCGTAGCCACGCCGCGGTGGAAAGCTCATTGTTCAAAAATCTTGAAAACCAGTCATCGTGATTGCCGCAAAGCGCAATCCTGTGGATATTGCGCGGCGAAGGTTGGCACAGATGTTCCAAGACATCGCGGGATCGTGCACCGCGATCCACGTAATCGCCCACCAGCACCATCAAAGCGCGCCTACCACCCGAATCCTCGGAAATACGTCTTTCGGCATCCATGAGCTGTTCGTAGCAGCCGTGTACATCGCCGATCGCATAGATAAGGGGCCATTCAGCCTGATCCATCACAAGTCGCGGGCGAGCAGGGGCAAGACCAGCAGATGAATCTTTTGAAAGATGCCCGACAAATCTACGAATGGTACGAATCAAGGCCATTTTCCTCCCGCTGTTGCAGCGGAAAAAGCCAACGGCACAAACTGTATCCCGACCGTCGCACATTTCGGAAGCGAAATACCACTTGTTGTCATGCGGCCCCTATCAATTCCGCCAGAGACCGAGATTCCATTCGGCATTTTCAACCATCGCCAATCGGCACACGCTATCGACCATCTTCGGTCGCGATCTCATCACGCCCATTAATCTTGAAGCTTGGAAACAGTATGTTGTGCACTACACACTATTCCGATTAAAAAAAGCACAATGTACTCGGTGCTCCATCGGACAAATCGCCTTTTCCGGCTGGCGGGCGTGGTTTTAGACAGCAGCGCCGCCGCGCAGATAGCGCCAGGCTCATAGGTTCGAAGCCTAAGTTGCTCTCTTTAGTAGTCTCAGAATATCATATTATACACTGCGTCGCTCGGCGCTAACCATTCAATTTTGACCATTTCGGGATATAGAGCAAGAATTCAGTCAACTGTCGAATGCTTCAAATCCAATTGGTCGCGTGCATAGCCTGTCACGGGATCGAATTGGGCAACAATTGCGAACCAGTCAGCAGATGAGTGAACATATCAGCAAAAACCGGTGGGCTGCTCTCAAGCGCCCTCTACCATAGTCGAGAGCCTGTCAAATTCGCGCAATCGAATCAATCGTTTCGCTATCATCAGGATCGCTGACAAGACCCAACCACAGATCTACACCTAAGCGCCGCTCAAAAACGCCACATATAAGGCTGTAACCCACAGTCACAAGCATGAAAGGCAGCATCACAGCCGCTAAAAGAAACGCACGAAAGAAATTGAATCTCTGACCATCCATCGAGCCGCCGCGCTCCATTCTGAAGGGAATTCACGTTCTAGAATGGGACGACTCTATGTTAAAAACTTAATCAAATCAAACCAAATCGGCAAAGGCTGTCGTGTTTTGCGACACGCTCCGCGGACGAACAAGCAGATACAAGTGCATCCCAAATCCCATCCGAGATAAAATGATGCAGGCGGTCGTAGCGATCAGGTGCCAGGCGCTCTGCCATGGGCTCGATACTCTTGCGATTGCAGGTCAGATGAGCCCGAAATATACACCGGGCACATCTGTCGCCGCTTCTTGTGGCCAAGCTTCTCAACGAACGGCTGCCAATCTGCCAGTGCAACATCCAGTTCCACCATCTCGCACCCCCCTGTGAAAGTGCCCAAGATGGCCCATCATCGTAAATGGCCAGTTTATCTGCCAAAGTAGTGCATCTAAGGTGTTGCCTGAGGCTCAAATCTCACCGCAATCCTTCAAAGAATCGCACCCGAAGCCTTCGATTGCGGCAACGCAGCGCCAGTTTCAGCAGCTGCTAGAGGCTTTTTTGATGGCTCGCCCCATCGTTAACGATTTGTTAACCATGAAGCAGCTAAAGCTATTAAATCGAAATTAACTAAGTTTACTAACGTGTTAACTGAAGCGCGCTCCATTCGCATCAAAGGCAGATCGTTCCTTGCAGTCGTGCTGACGCCCGATTTGCCGTTTGAGGACTGGCTCGTTCGTCTCGACGATCTCGCTGCTCGCTCTGCCGGGTTCTTCCTCGGAAGGCCAGTTGTTCTGGACGTCACCGAGCTCTCGCTGGACCGTGCCGCGCTGAAGGCAATGGTGCAAGCTCTCGGCGAGCGCAATGTCAGGGTGATGGGCATCGAAGGCGCGCGACCGTCGCAGCTCGACGCCAGCATGCCGCCGGGCATGGCTGGCGGACGTCCGGCAGCGGATGTGGACGTGCCGACCGCAGAGGTCAAGGCCGAAGGGAAGGCGCCGCATAAGGCGAAGCCGGCAGAGGTGCAGGAGGTTGCTGCGCCGATTGTCCGCGCCCCTGTGTCGTCGCTGGTGCTGCATGAGCCGGTGCGTTCCGGCCAGTCGATCATCTTTCCCGAAGGCGATGTGACGGTCATCGGGTCCATCGCCTCGGGAGCGGAAGTGATCGCCGGCGGCTCGATCCATATCTACGGCGCGCTTCGTGGACGCGCACTTGCCGGATCGGTCGGCAACTCGGCGGCGCGAATTTTCTGCCGCAAGCTGGAAGCCGAGCTTCTGGCAATCGACGGGATTTATAAGACGGCCGACGACCTGCCGGCCGAACTGCGCGGTCAGTCCGCGCAATTATGGCTTGAGAACGAGGCGATCATGGCGTCGCGACTGATTTAACAGGTGAATGGTTCAAACAGGAGAGGGATATGGGAAAAGTCATTGTTGTAACCTCGGGTAAAGGTGGCGTTGGCAAGACAACCTCGACTGCAGCGTTGGGGGCAGCGCTGGCGCAGAGGAACGAGAAGGTTGTTGTCGTCGATTTCGACGTCGGTCTTCGCAATCTCGATCTCGTCATGGGGGCAGAACGTCGGGTCGTCTATGACATGATCAATGTCATTCAGGGCGATGCGAAGCTGACCCAGGCGCTGATCCGCGACAAGCGGCTGGAAACGCTGTTCCTTCTGCCGGCATCCCAGACCCGCGACAAGGATTGCCTCACCGAAGAAGGCGTCGAGCGCGTCATCACCGAGCTGAAGAAGCATTTCGACTGGGTCATCTGCGACAGTCCCGCTGGTATCGAGCGCGGTGCAACGCTGGCGATGCGGCACGCCGATATCGCCGTCGTCGTCACCAATCCGGAAGTTTCCTCGGTGCGCGACTCCGACCGCATCATCGGCCTTCTGGATGCCAAGACGGAAAAGGCGGAGCGCGGTGAGCGCATTGAAAAGCACCTGCTTCTCACCCGCTACGACGTGACGCGCGCCGAACGCGGTGACATGCTGAAGGTGGATGACGTGCTCGAGATCCTGTCGATCCCGCTGCTCGGCATCATTCCTGAAAGCATGGATGTGCTGCGCGCTTCAAACCTCGGCGCTCCGGTGACGCTTGCAGACCAGAACAGCGCCCCGGCAAAGGCCTATTTCGAAGCGGTCCGCCGCCTCAACGGTGAAGTTCTCCCGGTGACGGTACCAGGCGAGAAGCGTGGTCTGTTCGGCAAGATCTTCGGACGGAGGGCAGCATGAGCGTATTCGATTTCTTTCAGAAGAGGAAAACCGCGCCGATCGCGCGCGAACGCCTCCAACTGCTTCTGGCACACGAGCGTATCTCTCCCGGTTCGGATCTCGTATCTCTTCTCAGAGAGGAGATCCTTGCAGTGATAGCCAAGCACGTGGAAATCGAAGGCGATCGCCTGCAGATCAGGATCGACCGCGGCGAGCACGTCTCGATCCTCGAGATCGATGTGGAAATTCCCGCCAAGGCCGCCCGGGCGGCATAAATATCGCGACTGTCAGCCGGAAGACTGCGGAAGTCTTTCGGCTGAAGCCCGCCACGTCTGCGCAAGCACCATGTAATACTGCGATGCTCACCCCAATACTGCCGGTTGCACTTTCCGGGCCGAACGTCTGGTTGCGACACAGCCAGACCAGGCTGGTGAGTGACCTCAATTAGGCTTGTGGGCGACGGCGATCATTGATTTTGCGAGAAGCGAAATTCGTCCGACATATTCGAAATCAACACTCTCAAATCCTGTATCCAGCAGAAGGGTCTTAAGAGTTTCCGGAGACCAGAATTTGATGTGCCCATGATCCTTGAGGGGCATGTGGTGATTGTCCATCCTGCCGGTTAGCGCCAGTGCCAGATTCTTCCAGTAGCCATGAAATGGCGTCGATACGACGGCTATCCCCCCAGGTTTAACCAGATCAAACATGGTCGATGAAAAAGTCCTGGGATCGTAGACGTGTTCCACGACCTCAAGGCTGATGACAGCGTCGAAGGTTCCGTATCGGTCGGCAAGATCGTCGTAGGCAGATCCGATTTCCAACGAAAGATCTGGATAGGCGAAATTTGCCTTCGCTATGCCGTCTCGTGACGGATCGACCCCGGCAACTTCATAGCCCTTGTCAGAAAGCAGGGCTGCGGCGCCTCCAGTACCACAACCTAGGTCGAAAACTGTTGTTTCGTCGACTGCCTGGAAATTATCCCCAAGTACATCGACAACTGTCGGCATAAGATAGTTGTGGGCTGTGGCGGGTTTCGAATGAACATAGGTGCTGGCGTTAAGGTCGACAGACATATTCCCTCCTTGACCGTAGTCACAGGCAACCATCGTAGCGACCAGTTGGACTGGAGTTTGATCGCAGTGTGTTGTTAATGTGATTTTGAAAGCCAGATCGTGACATCTGTTCTTCACGGGACATTGGGTTGTCGAACAACGTGGCTCCAGGCAATCACAATCAAAGGTGAGCGCCGCCGAGACCCTTCAGTTCGCCGACGCTTGGAGCCTGCGTTTTGACACTACACAATCGCCGGCGACAAACCGCAATCAGCACGAAAAGCCTTGAAGGCGCTGAGCGCGCGTAGCGAACGTCCATCATCGATGGCTGCAAGATCGAGAATGACCGCATTGGCGATCGTCATCGGAACGACGAGCGACTGGGATTCACCCGCTTCACCGCGTGAAACCGAAATTTGGCAATCGGGCACAGGATCGAAGCGCGCGCTGAGCAGATCGGTGAGCGCCAAGACTTTGGCGCCTCGCGCGGCCGCGATCTTCCTGATCTGGTGGATAAGCGGTGAAGCGTTACGGAAGGCGAGCAGCCAGACGACATCACCAGGTCCCAACGTTGCCAGTGCTTCGGCGATCAGATGCATCTGGCTTGCTAGATCGACCGATGGATAGCCGGAGCGATTGAGCCTCAGGGCAATCAGCGAGGAGAGGGCGGCAGAGTGGCCGCGTCCGAAGACGAGGACGCGACGGCTATCGCGCAGGATCTCCGAAAATCCTCTGACATTGGCATCGGCGACGGCGTTTCGCACCTGCTGGAGTGCGGCAATCTCGCTGTCGAGTACGGAAGAGAGTGCGCCGCCTTCTTCCGCCCGGACGAGGCGCGCGGCCATGCGAGCCGCCGGGCTTTCAAAATCGCCGCCGCCTTCGATGAGGTTTGCCTGCAGGAAGGTCCGGAATTCAGGATAACCCTTGAAACCGAGACGGCGTGCAAGCCGCACGGCCGAAGCGGGATGCACGCCAGCACGGAAGGAGACGGCCTTGCCGTTCTCCATTGCCGCGCGGATCGGATCCTGCATCATCACATCGAGAAGGCGGGTATCGGCCTCGGTCAGCTTTGTCGAGTTGCGGCTGATAAGATCGCCGAGACGCTGCGGAATTTCGTTCTGTCTTTCCATTGCATCACTTCTTGCGGCGCTGCTTGCGAACCTGACCTTGCCCGCGGCTTCTAAATTCAACGATCTCCGGATGAAAGATCGACGCGGCTCCCGCTCTGGTTATCGAAAAACACCGCCTGGTCAAGGTCGCACATGACCCAGAAATTGTCGGCATGGCGCGGCACGTCCTTGCGTGGACTGGTGAGCGTGATGCGTCCGGCCGGGCTATCGCAATGCAGTATAATATCAGAACCCGTCATCTCCGACAGCATGAGGCGGACAGGCAGGGCAGGCTTATGCGGTTTTTCGGCTGATATCGCCATGGATTCGGGCCTGAGTCCTGCCGTCAGGCCGAGCCGGCCATGCCAGTCGGGCAGATGTTCGACAGGCAGGAAATTCATTGAGGGAACGCCGAGGAAACCGGCGACGAAACGGTTCTGCGGCTGATCGTAAATTGCTTCCGGCGTGTCGAACTGCAGCAGGTCACCGTCCTTCATGACCGCAATCCGATCGGCGAGCGAAAGCGCCTCGGTCTGATCATGCGTGACATAAACGATGGTGGCGCCGAGTTGGCGATGCAGTTCCTTGATCTCGGTGCGCATGGCGACCCGTAAAGCATTGTCGAGGTTCGACAGCGGCTCGTCCATCAGGAATATGGAGCTGTTGCGCGCCATCGCGCGGCCCATCGCCACACGCTGGCGTTGGCCGCCGGAAAGCGCGCCCGGCTTTCGGTCAAGATAGGGTTCGAGCTGGAGCGTCTTGGCCACGCCTTCGGCCCGAGCATTGCGCTCGGCCTTCGGCATGCCGCGCAGTTCCAGGCCGAACGCGATATTCTCGCGCACCGTCATGTGCGGATAAAGCGCGTAGTTCTGGAAGATCATGGCGATGTCTCGGTCCTGCGGGACAAGATCATTCGCACGCTGGCCGCCGATCTCGATATCGCCCTCTTCGCAGCGTTCCAGGCCGGCAATCAGGCGCAGCAGGGTGGACTTGCCGCAGCCTGACGGGCCGACGATGACGATGAATTCGCCTGATCTGATATCCATGGAAACGCCGTGCAGGACTTCCGGCCCACCGGGATAGGATTTTCTGATGTCCCGAAGGGTAATGCCGCTCATTGCGCGGTCTCCGCTTCGAGGCGATTGCGAATGGCGATGGCAAGACTTGGCCGGTCTGTCGTGAAGACCTTGACGCCGAGCGCCAGCACCTTTTCGATCTGCCGGGGCGAATGGGCAGCCCAGCAGCCGAAATCGAGGCCGGCGGCCGTGACCTCGGCCATCAGCGCGGAATCGGCTGTATCCACGTGGACGCCGATTTCGCGGATCTGATGCGCCTTCGCGACTTCGATCACCGCAATGGTTCCAAGCTGACGCAGCACCGGCGGGCTGACGAGCCAGAGTTTTGGCCGGCCAGTAGCGGCGGAAAGAGCATCCAGCGACTCGACCAGAAAGGAGGAGAAGATCGTCTTTTCGAGCATGCCGTGGCGCGCCAGCGTCTCGACGACGCGGGGCACGAAATTCTCATAGGGACGGCCATCGGCGCCAGGCTTGATCTCGCAGCGAAAATCCACGGAACTATCGGCGTAGATGGCGCAGAGATCCACAAGCGAGATCGGATGTCCGCCGGCGCCATAGTTGATGATGGCCGCGCGAACCTCTGCCTCGCTCATGGTGGCGATTGCGCCGCTGCGATCCGTCGTGCTGTCCAGCATTGCGTCGTGATGGACCATGATTGCACCATCTGCTGTGGGAT
The window above is part of the Rhizobium sp. WYJ-E13 genome. Proteins encoded here:
- a CDS encoding metallophosphoesterase family protein — protein: MIRTIRRFVGHLSKDSSAGLAPARPRLVMDQAEWPLIYAIGDVHGCYEQLMDAERRISEDSGGRRALMVLVGDYVDRGARSRDVLEHLCQPSPRNIHRIALCGNHDDWFSRFLNNELSTAAWLRFAGYQTLTSYGVDAAHILRVGDTMGLRNAVDQAVPASHRILLGTLPSMLQIGNLIFVHAGIRNGLPLEHQSDEDLMWIREPFLTRGPELPIIVVHGHTPQIRPHLGNGRIGIDTGCYATGRLTVVKIANGAAKILS
- the minC gene encoding septum site-determining protein MinC; protein product: MLTEARSIRIKGRSFLAVVLTPDLPFEDWLVRLDDLAARSAGFFLGRPVVLDVTELSLDRAALKAMVQALGERNVRVMGIEGARPSQLDASMPPGMAGGRPAADVDVPTAEVKAEGKAPHKAKPAEVQEVAAPIVRAPVSSLVLHEPVRSGQSIIFPEGDVTVIGSIASGAEVIAGGSIHIYGALRGRALAGSVGNSAARIFCRKLEAELLAIDGIYKTADDLPAELRGQSAQLWLENEAIMASRLI
- the minD gene encoding septum site-determining protein MinD, whose protein sequence is MGKVIVVTSGKGGVGKTTSTAALGAALAQRNEKVVVVDFDVGLRNLDLVMGAERRVVYDMINVIQGDAKLTQALIRDKRLETLFLLPASQTRDKDCLTEEGVERVITELKKHFDWVICDSPAGIERGATLAMRHADIAVVVTNPEVSSVRDSDRIIGLLDAKTEKAERGERIEKHLLLTRYDVTRAERGDMLKVDDVLEILSIPLLGIIPESMDVLRASNLGAPVTLADQNSAPAKAYFEAVRRLNGEVLPVTVPGEKRGLFGKIFGRRAA
- the minE gene encoding cell division topological specificity factor MinE — its product is MSVFDFFQKRKTAPIARERLQLLLAHERISPGSDLVSLLREEILAVIAKHVEIEGDRLQIRIDRGEHVSILEIDVEIPAKAARAA
- a CDS encoding bifunctional 2-polyprenyl-6-hydroxyphenol methylase/3-demethylubiquinol 3-O-methyltransferase UbiG, coding for MSVDLNASTYVHSKPATAHNYLMPTVVDVLGDNFQAVDETTVFDLGCGTGGAAALLSDKGYEVAGVDPSRDGIAKANFAYPDLSLEIGSAYDDLADRYGTFDAVISLEVVEHVYDPRTFSSTMFDLVKPGGIAVVSTPFHGYWKNLALALTGRMDNHHMPLKDHGHIKFWSPETLKTLLLDTGFESVDFEYVGRISLLAKSMIAVAHKPN
- a CDS encoding MurR/RpiR family transcriptional regulator is translated as MERQNEIPQRLGDLISRNSTKLTEADTRLLDVMMQDPIRAAMENGKAVSFRAGVHPASAVRLARRLGFKGYPEFRTFLQANLIEGGGDFESPAARMAARLVRAEEGGALSSVLDSEIAALQQVRNAVADANVRGFSEILRDSRRVLVFGRGHSAALSSLIALRLNRSGYPSVDLASQMHLIAEALATLGPGDVVWLLAFRNASPLIHQIRKIAAARGAKVLALTDLLSARFDPVPDCQISVSRGEAGESQSLVVPMTIANAVILDLAAIDDGRSLRALSAFKAFRADCGLSPAIV
- a CDS encoding ABC transporter ATP-binding protein, which encodes MSGITLRDIRKSYPGGPEVLHGVSMDIRSGEFIVIVGPSGCGKSTLLRLIAGLERCEEGDIEIGGQRANDLVPQDRDIAMIFQNYALYPHMTVRENIAFGLELRGMPKAERNARAEGVAKTLQLEPYLDRKPGALSGGQRQRVAMGRAMARNSSIFLMDEPLSNLDNALRVAMRTEIKELHRQLGATIVYVTHDQTEALSLADRIAVMKDGDLLQFDTPEAIYDQPQNRFVAGFLGVPSMNFLPVEHLPDWHGRLGLTAGLRPESMAISAEKPHKPALPVRLMLSEMTGSDIILHCDSPAGRITLTSPRKDVPRHADNFWVMCDLDQAVFFDNQSGSRVDLSSGDR
- a CDS encoding glycerophosphodiester phosphodiesterase family protein, whose amino-acid sequence is MTRIASHRGGTLEFGDSTPQGFAATARMPLEEVEFDVHPTADGAIMVHHDAMLDSTTDRSGAIATMSEAEVRAAIINYGAGGHPISLVDLCAIYADSSVDFRCEIKPGADGRPYENFVPRVVETLARHGMLEKTIFSSFLVESLDALSAATGRPKLWLVSPPVLRQLGTIAVIEVAKAHQIREIGVHVDTADSALMAEVTAAGLDFGCWAAHSPRQIEKVLALGVKVFTTDRPSLAIAIRNRLEAETAQ